The nucleotide window CGGTTGCCGATCGGCGCGCAAGCTACGTACACCGGTCGGTACCGACCCCGCTGCGGAACGCCCGGCGCGCCATGGCGCACCGACGACCATCGGGACCGCTCTGACCTTGCGAACGGATGATCAACTCGAACGCTAGCTATGTATACTGGTCTGTACCCAGCGACCTATACTGAAGGCATGACGGAGTTGGAGAAGGGCCCCCAGGGCCGACGCCGCGGCAGGGGCGCACGCGAACGCATCCTCAGCGCGTCACAGCAGCTATTCCGCGATCACGGCATCAACCGCACCGGCATGGACCACCTCTGCGCCGTGGCCCAGGTGTCCAAGCGCACGGCCTACAAGCACTTCACCAGCAAGGACGAACTCGTCGCCGAATACCTGCGCCGATTCGATCCCGACGTCATGCCCGGAGTGTTCGACCGAACCGACCTCACACCCCGCGAACGACTCCTCGCCGCCTTCGAGATTCCCGCCTCCACGCCCCTGTGCCCTTACATCGCGGCGGCCGTCGAACTCCACGACCCTCAACACCCCGCATCCCAGTACGCACGCGACTACAAGACCGCCATCGCCGCCCGACTCACCGAAACCGCCCGCGAAGCCGGCGCCAGCAACCCCGAACAACTCGGCGAACAACTGGCGCTGCTCATCGACGGCGCCTCGGCCCGCACCCGAGTCCTCAACAGCGAATCCTTCCCCACCGCCGCCGCCATCGCCGCCGTCCTCATCGACAACGCCATCCCCGCGTCATCTCCTCGGCAGCCCAGCAATGACCGCGGAACCACCGGGTCTGCTCCCGTTGTGGTGAGAGGCCAATGACGGCCCGACCGGGCCGGCGCGGACGGGGACATCGACTGGCTGGTGTCGGTCGACTCCAGCGGATCGTGCGAGGCCACCAGCACGCCGCTGGCGCTAAAGGGGGCGCCGAGAATCGGACGAACCATAAGATCACGCCCTCGGTCAAAGTCGAGGTGCACTGACCACCAAGATTCACCTCGCCCGCGACGGCCTGATCCCTGAAAGCGCCGACCAGCAGGCCAACCGCCGCCGACGCGGCAACCGTGGCGGCCGGCCACCGACGTTCGACAGGCAGCTCTACAAACGACGCAACGTCGTCGAACGTCGCTCAAGCAGTGCCACAGCGTCGCGACCCGCTACGACAAGACCACGACCTCATTCCAGGCCGCAGTCACTATGGCCGCGCTACTCCAATGGTTGTGAACCATTGAAGACACGGCCTAGCGCAGTGAGCCCGCGATCTCGATCGCCTCGGTCTTGGTGAGGTCGCCCTCGAGCCGGTAGCTCACGTCGTTGTCCTGCCAGATCAGGGTCGAGGCGGCCAGTCGGGCGGTCTCACTGCGGATTCCGCCCGCCCGATCCACGTAGGACAGCACGTGTGGGCCGTCGACCCACACGGCGAAGTCGCCGTTGACCTGGACCCACTCCGCACCCGGCGGGATGACCTCCTTGTGAAAGGACAGGTTGAGGCGACCGTCGAACGCGTCGACACGCAGCGCGCCCCCGTCGTAGAGCAGCGTCGCCACCCGGTACCGGCCCGTGGCGTCCGGACCGGCGACCAGCACCCGCTCGGGTGGGCCCAGCCTCGCCGGCAGGCGGATCGGGAACCGTACTGCCCGTTGCGCCTCGTCCAGGGCGACGGCCCGCTGCCCGGGCAACGGCGACGCGGTGCCGCCGGGCGGCGTCGGGGCGGGCGCGGTGGCGATGCTGACACCGGCGAAGCGCAGCAGCCCCGCGACGGCGTCGGCGATGGCCACCCGCGTCGGCGGCAACACCACCGCCACGATCAGGGCGACGAGCGCCGCCGCGACGAGCGCACGCCACCGACGCGCGGGCCTGTCGAGCCGTGCGCGGACTTGGGCGCGCACGTCGGGCGGCTCGGGCGTTTCCAGCCAGGCGGAAAGGTCACGCAGTTCCCGTTCGAGGTCACCCATGCCGGACCTCCGCACTGTCGAGCAGGCCGCGAAGCTTCGCCAGCGCCCGGGACGTGCGCGACTTCACAGTGCCCCGGGGCCAGCCCAGAGCCGCCACCGTCTCCTCCTCGGTGAGATCGAGGAAGAATCGGCAGACGATCACCTCACGGTCGCGTACCGGCAGTTGTCGCAGGGCCTGCACCAGCGACGCCCGGCGCTCCCCGGCGAGGACCGCGCCGACCGCGTCGTCCTCGACGACCTCGGAGGCCGGGTCCGCTGCCGCCGCTCGCAGGACGAGCCCGTCGCGCCGGCCACGGGAGCGGTGCAGGTTGCGGGTCTCGTTGGCGACGATCGTGAGTAGCCACGACCGGAACGACGAGTCGCCGCGAAAACGGGACAACTTCCGGTACGCCTTCACAAACGCCTCCTGGATGACGTCCTCGGAGTCCGAGCCGGCGCCGAGCAGCACCGCCGTCCGGTACGCGGACGCGGTGTGCCGGGCGACCAGGAGGTTGTACGCCTCCAGGTCACCTGCCCGAGCGCGGGTGACGAGCGCCTCGTCGTCCAGGGGAGCCTCCGTTCGGATCACACTCATGACACCGCCCACCCGCCGCGGGTTCCACCCGGCCTTCCCGACGCAGGTCAGCTGTCTCCCATCCGGCGTGCAGCGTATTGCCAGGAATGGGTGCTGCACTGGAGGGGCGTCGAGGAGAGGGGCGGGGCATGAGCTGGTTCAACCGCCGGTCGCGGGGTGCCGAGGCAACCCCGACGAAGCTGGACCGGGAGGCGACCCGCGACGACCTCGCGGCGCTGGAGGCGTTCGTCGCCACCCGGCGCGGGGTGGAGTTCTACCTGGAGCCGGAGACGACCGCGACGGACACCACGGTGGTGGCGATCGCCCACGACGGCGAGTGGATCCGCCGCCGTACCGGAACGCCGCGTGCGGCCGGCACTATCGCCCGCAAGCACGCGGTGCCGCTGTACGAGGCAGCGCGCACCGGCTACCCGGAGCGGATGCGGACCTGGAGCCGGGCCCACCCGGAACGCCACGCCCGCTGACCCTGGCGTCGCTCGGCCCTGGGCGGGCGTCGCTTCGCTCCGGGCGTGTGTCGTTCGGCTCCTTTGGAGCTGAATCGTTGGTGACATCGCCGTACGTCCCAGCCGGGAGTCAAGGCGGCTGAATCGTTTACGACATCAGCTCCAAAGGGCCCGCGTGGACACTCGCCCCCTGCTACCGCACCACCCCACCCCACCCCTGCCACGGCAACACTCGACCCCCGCGCACCGATATTTCCGCAGGTCAATGTGGTGGGCGTGGCCGGGCGACGCCGGGGTCCGCGTTGACCGGCGGCGCGGCGGTGTGGCAGCATTCGCGGCCTGACGGCAGTGAAGGAAGTCGGTGCAATTCCGACGCGGTCCCGCCACTGTCACCGGGGAGCGATCCCCCCTCGTGAGTCACGGCCGTGTGTCTGCGGTTGGAAGGCCGGGGGAGAGCGTCGATCCGGAAGCCAGGATACTTCGGCCGTCGGGACGTACCCCAGGGCGTGGACACCCGAGGAGGACCCGATGACGCACGGCGTCTCATTCATCGACGATCATCGTCGTATTGCGCTCCAGGCAGTGCGTTCCAAGGACACCGGCCACCGGCACCGTTGAGCTGATCGCCCGACGCTGTCCGGCCCCGACGCCCGCGTCGGTGCGCCGTTCGCCCGGGCCGTCGTACCGGCTGACGCCGTACCCACCCGCATCGTCCCCGGTCGCCCTCGTGGCGGCCCAGGACGTCACTTTCCGGAGCCTGCCGTGCGCATCCTGCTGCTGTCCACCGCCGACACCGACCTGCTGGCCGCCCGTGCCAGCGGCGCCGACTACCGGTTGGCCAACCCCGCGCGGGTCACCGTCGAGGAGGTGCCCGCCCTGCTCGACGGCGTCGCCCTCGTCGTCGTACGCCTTCTCGGCGGTCGGCAGGCGTGGCCGGACGGCCTCGCCGCGGTGCTCGCCACCGGCGTGCCGACGGTCGTGCTCGGCGGCGAGGCGCTCCCCGACGCGGAGCTGATGGCCATCTCCACGGTGCCGTCCGGAGTCGTCACCCAGGCGCTGGCCTACCTGGTCGAGGGCGGGCCGGAAAACCTGGGGCAGCTGGCCCGGTTCCTGTCCGACACGGTGCTGCTCACCGGTGAGGGGTTCGCCCCGCCCACACCCACCCCGTCGTACGGCGTGCACGGCGACCACCCCACCGATCCGGGCCGGCCCACAGTGGGAATCGTCTTCTACCGGGCGCACGCCCTCGCCGGCAACACCGACTTCGTCGACGTGCTCGCGGACGCCGTCCACAAGGCCGGCGGCAACCCGCTGCCGATCTTCTGCGGCTCACTGCGCGGGCTGACCGCCGGCGCCGGCCCACTCGGGCTGTTCGCCCGCTGTGACACCCTGCTGGTCACGGTGCTCGCGGCCGGCGGCGCGGTCGCCGCGGACGCCTCCGGTGGCGGCGACGAGGACGCCTGGGACGTGGGCGCCCTGGCCGCCCTGGACGTTCCGGTCATCCAGGCGCTCTGCCTCACCAGCACGCACGCGCAGTGGGCCGACAGCGACGCCGGCCTGTCCCCGTTGGACGCCGCCATGCAGGTGGCCATCCCCGAGTTCGACGGCCGGATCGTCACAGTGCCGTTCTCGTTCAAGCAGATCGACGCCGACGGGCTCTCGGTCTACGCCGCCGACCCCGAGCGGGCCGCCCGGGTCGCCGGGATCGCGGTGCGTCACGCCCGGCTGCGGTACGTGCCGCACGCCGACAAGCGGGTCGCCGTGGTGCTCAGCTCGTACCCCACCAAGCACGCCCGGGTCGGTAACGCCGTCGGGCTGGACACCCCGGCCTCGGCGGTCCGGCTGTTCGCCGCGCTGGCCGAGGCCGGCTACGACCTGGGTGACGCGCCGCCGCCCGACGACGGCGACGCGCTGATCCACGCGCTGATCGCCGCCGGTGGTCACGACGTGGAGTGGCTCACCCCGGAGCAGTTGGCCGCCGCCGAGGCCCGGATACCGGGGCCGACGTACCGGCGCTGGTTCGACCAGGTCCCGGCCGAGCTGCGCGAGCGGATGCGGGAGCACTGGGGTGAGCCACCGGGCGAGCTGTACACCGAGGGCGGCGACATCGTGCTCGCCGGGCTGCGCTTCGGCAACGTGGTGCTGCTGATCCAGCCGCCCCGCGGCTTCGGGGAGAACCCGATCGCCATCTACCACGACCCGGACCTGCCGCCCAGCCACCACTACCTGGCCGCGTACCGCTGGTTGACAGCGCCCGTCGCGGACGGCGGCTTCGGCGCGGACGCCGTGGTGCACCTGGGCAAGCACGGCACCCTGGAGTGGTTGCCCGGCAAGGGCCTCGGCCTCGCCGCCGACTGCGCGCCCGACGCGGTCCTCGGCGACCTGCCGCTGGTGTACCCGTTCATCGTCAACGACCCCGGCGAGGGCACCCAGGCCAAGCGGCGGGCGCACGCCGTGGTCGTCGACCACCTGGTCCCGCCGATGGCCCGCGCCGAGACCTACGGCGACCTGGCCAAACTGGAGCAACTGCTCGACGAGTACGCGACAGTGCAGGCCCTCGACCCGGCCAAGGTGCCCACCGTGCGGGCCCAGATCTGGGACCTGGTGCGCGCCGCCGAGCTGCACCACGACCTGCACGCCGAGGCCATGCCCGACGCGGACGACTTCGACGACTTCGTGCTGCACCTCGACGGGTACCTCTGCGAGGTCAAGGACGTGCAGATCCGCGACGGGCTGCACATCCTCGCCGACGCGCCCACCGGCGAGCCACGGGTCAACCTGGTCCTCGCGGTGCTGCGCGCCCCACAGATCTGGGGCGGTGCCCGCGCCCTGCCCGGCCTGCGGCAGGCCCTCGCCGTCGCGTACTCCCTCGACGAGCAGGAGCTGCTCGCGACGCCGGGACAGCGCCTGGCGCTTCCCCCGGCGCTGACCGACGTGGTGGA belongs to Micromonospora ureilytica and includes:
- the cobN gene encoding cobaltochelatase subunit CobN, which codes for MRILLLSTADTDLLAARASGADYRLANPARVTVEEVPALLDGVALVVVRLLGGRQAWPDGLAAVLATGVPTVVLGGEALPDAELMAISTVPSGVVTQALAYLVEGGPENLGQLARFLSDTVLLTGEGFAPPTPTPSYGVHGDHPTDPGRPTVGIVFYRAHALAGNTDFVDVLADAVHKAGGNPLPIFCGSLRGLTAGAGPLGLFARCDTLLVTVLAAGGAVAADASGGGDEDAWDVGALAALDVPVIQALCLTSTHAQWADSDAGLSPLDAAMQVAIPEFDGRIVTVPFSFKQIDADGLSVYAADPERAARVAGIAVRHARLRYVPHADKRVAVVLSSYPTKHARVGNAVGLDTPASAVRLFAALAEAGYDLGDAPPPDDGDALIHALIAAGGHDVEWLTPEQLAAAEARIPGPTYRRWFDQVPAELRERMREHWGEPPGELYTEGGDIVLAGLRFGNVVLLIQPPRGFGENPIAIYHDPDLPPSHHYLAAYRWLTAPVADGGFGADAVVHLGKHGTLEWLPGKGLGLAADCAPDAVLGDLPLVYPFIVNDPGEGTQAKRRAHAVVVDHLVPPMARAETYGDLAKLEQLLDEYATVQALDPAKVPTVRAQIWDLVRAAELHHDLHAEAMPDADDFDDFVLHLDGYLCEVKDVQIRDGLHILADAPTGEPRVNLVLAVLRAPQIWGGARALPGLRQALAVAYSLDEQELLATPGQRLALPPALTDVVDGPAGTAADAIDLIEALARRLVVGMETLGWAVDTVDAVVAEVTGRSIPDVAAVLHFAATELVPRLDRTTDELTNTLGALDGRFVPPGPSGSPTRGLVNVLPTGRNFYSVDPKAIPSRNAWDVGVALADSLLARHLADTGAYPRSVGLTVWGTSAMRTQGDDIAEVLALLGCRPVWDDRSRRVTGVEVVSTAELGRPRVDVTVRISGFFRDAFPHVVALLDDAVRRVAALDEPDEENYLRAHVTADVAEHGDERRATARIFGSKPGAYGAGLLPLIDARTWRSDADLAEVYAVWGGYAYGRGLDGREARADMERSFARIAVAVKNQDTREHDIVDSDDYFQYHGGMVAMVRHLTGTSPQAYVGDSAMPHDVRTRTLGEETRRVFRARVVNPKWIAAMRRHGYKGAFELAATVDYLFGYDATAGVVDDWMYEHLAAAYLFDDTTREFLEKSNPWALRGITERLLEAADRGLWAKPEPATLDRLRDTYLASEGDLEDRA
- a CDS encoding RNA polymerase sigma factor; amino-acid sequence: MSVIRTEAPLDDEALVTRARAGDLEAYNLLVARHTASAYRTAVLLGAGSDSEDVIQEAFVKAYRKLSRFRGDSSFRSWLLTIVANETRNLHRSRGRRDGLVLRAAAADPASEVVEDDAVGAVLAGERRASLVQALRQLPVRDREVIVCRFFLDLTEEETVAALGWPRGTVKSRTSRALAKLRGLLDSAEVRHG
- a CDS encoding TetR/AcrR family transcriptional regulator; this translates as MTELEKGPQGRRRGRGARERILSASQQLFRDHGINRTGMDHLCAVAQVSKRTAYKHFTSKDELVAEYLRRFDPDVMPGVFDRTDLTPRERLLAAFEIPASTPLCPYIAAAVELHDPQHPASQYARDYKTAIAARLTETAREAGASNPEQLGEQLALLIDGASARTRVLNSESFPTAAAIAAVLIDNAIPASSPRQPSNDRGTTGSAPVVVRGQ